Proteins from one Cicer arietinum cultivar CDC Frontier isolate Library 1 chromosome 3, Cicar.CDCFrontier_v2.0, whole genome shotgun sequence genomic window:
- the LOC101490888 gene encoding uncharacterized protein, with the protein MFSSKSEQPQKTILQIKQDDKFFCRLLTKESSITNPSFRVAITVPFVWESQPGTPKYTFSKQTLPPLTPPPSYYLKNTSCKKPLKNKNSRSNLFLALFPKLNLKKNIMSSTSSSLSSSPYNYSSASCSSSDSSSSSLNKIERRRRFLSYSSSIDFRKDEEIEEDANSPTSTLCFGLPRSTTTMINSGFLGFSKR; encoded by the coding sequence ATGTTTAGTTCCAAATCTGAGCAACCTCAAAAGACAATCCTCCAAATCAAGCAAGATGACAAGTTTTTTTGCAGGCTTCTTACAAAAGAAAGTTCCATAACAAATCCATCTTTTAGAGTAGCTATTACAGTTCCTTTTGTTTGGGAATCTCAACCTGGCACACCCAAATACACTTTCTCAAAACAAACTCTTCCTCCTCTTACTCCTCCACCTTCTTATTATCTCAAAAACACTTCATGCAAAAAAccattgaaaaacaaaaactcaaGATCCAATCTTTTTCTTGCACTTTTCCCAAAACTAaatctcaagaaaaatattatgtcatcaacatcaTCTTCACTTTCTTCTTCTCCTTATAATTATTCCTCTGCTTCATGTTCTTCCTCTgactcatcatcatcatcattaaaCAAGATTGAAAGAAGGAGGCGTTTCTTAAGTTATAGTTCATCTATTGATTTTAGAAAAGatgaagaaatagaagaagATGCTAATTCACCTACTTCAACACTATGTTTTGGTCTTCCTCGTTCAACAACCACTATGATTAATAGTGGATTCCTAGGATTCTCCAAAAGGTAA